The Verrucomicrobiia bacterium genome window below encodes:
- the leuS gene encoding leucine--tRNA ligase translates to MPANYPFKEIEPKWQKFWEEQKLFLASEPPKKKYMVMPMFIYPSGDIHMGHFRNYTITDALARKKMMEGYDVMHPFGFDAFGLPAENAAIKLGIHPEEWTLKNVDTSRKTLKRIGISFDWTREVVTCLPDYYKWTEWMFLLMYKRGLAYRAMGKVNWCPKDKTVLANEQVVGGLCWRCDTPVETKELEQWYFKITAYAERLLADIDKLEGWPEGLKTMQRNWIGKSVGLEIQFTSENGVPLTVFTTRPDTVFGATFMVLAPEHTVLEKLPIPAEKKAEVKAYQEKAKRKSDIERTSLEREKDGVFTGAFAVNPLNGEKIPIWIADYVLATYGTGMIMAVPAHDERDFEFAKKYNLPIRPVIAPMEGNVELPYTYTEKAKLINSGNFSELPCEAGWQKIADKVEAEGKGRRKTEYRLRDWLISRQRYWGSPIPVVHCPKDGIVPVSEDQLPVLLPKKVKSFIPEGRSPLADVPEYINTTCPKCHGPAKRDPDTMDTFLCSSWYFLRYTDPKNEKAPFEPAKANRWLPIDNYVGGIEHATGHLLYFRFFTKVLKDAGYVNFDEPALNLFNHGMVLDAQGRVMSKSLGNTVSPIEEIQKEGADVLRLAMFFAAPGDKEMLWTTDGILGQSRFLSRFWRLAQELKDYFKAPLHYKVDMHTSSEYDRALYKKLNWAIKKATDDYADYQFNTVISAVMELLNAFGEVPKDSKVAHYALSKATQLLAPVAPHFCEEVWQILGHKPSIFHSGWPAHDQQALEETIMTLAVQINGRLRHTVTLPKTMPEPEILKHLQELPKLAPHFEGKSVVKSIYVPEKLINVVVR, encoded by the coding sequence ATGCCGGCAAATTATCCCTTTAAGGAAATCGAGCCCAAGTGGCAGAAATTTTGGGAGGAGCAAAAGCTTTTCCTTGCTTCCGAGCCGCCCAAGAAAAAATATATGGTCATGCCGATGTTCATTTATCCCTCCGGCGACATTCATATGGGGCATTTCCGCAACTACACCATTACGGACGCACTGGCCCGCAAAAAAATGATGGAGGGGTATGACGTGATGCACCCCTTCGGGTTCGACGCCTTCGGGCTGCCGGCCGAAAACGCCGCCATCAAGCTGGGGATTCATCCCGAAGAATGGACGCTGAAGAACGTGGACACCTCCCGCAAAACACTTAAACGAATCGGCATCAGCTTTGACTGGACGCGGGAGGTTGTGACCTGCCTGCCGGATTACTACAAATGGACGGAGTGGATGTTCCTTTTGATGTACAAGCGGGGGCTGGCCTACCGGGCGATGGGAAAGGTGAACTGGTGTCCGAAGGACAAGACCGTTTTGGCCAACGAGCAGGTTGTCGGCGGCCTTTGCTGGCGCTGCGACACACCGGTGGAGACCAAGGAACTGGAGCAGTGGTATTTCAAAATCACCGCCTATGCCGAGCGGCTCTTGGCTGATATCGACAAGCTGGAGGGATGGCCGGAAGGGCTGAAGACGATGCAGCGGAACTGGATTGGGAAGTCGGTCGGACTGGAAATCCAGTTTACTTCCGAAAATGGCGTTCCTCTGACCGTTTTTACTACCCGGCCAGATACCGTCTTCGGGGCCACTTTTATGGTCCTTGCTCCGGAGCATACGGTTTTGGAAAAACTGCCGATTCCGGCAGAAAAGAAAGCAGAGGTCAAAGCGTATCAGGAAAAGGCAAAGCGGAAATCGGACATCGAGCGTACCTCTCTGGAACGGGAAAAGGATGGCGTTTTCACCGGCGCTTTTGCGGTAAATCCATTGAACGGGGAAAAAATCCCCATCTGGATAGCGGATTACGTTCTGGCAACCTATGGCACGGGGATGATTATGGCCGTGCCGGCGCATGATGAGCGGGATTTCGAGTTCGCCAAGAAGTATAACCTGCCAATTCGTCCCGTCATCGCGCCGATGGAGGGGAACGTCGAACTGCCCTACACTTATACCGAAAAGGCCAAGCTGATAAACTCCGGCAACTTTTCCGAGCTCCCCTGCGAAGCGGGCTGGCAGAAGATTGCGGATAAGGTGGAGGCGGAAGGGAAGGGGAGGCGCAAAACCGAATACCGGTTGCGGGACTGGCTGATTTCCCGCCAGCGGTACTGGGGAAGCCCGATTCCGGTCGTTCATTGCCCCAAGGACGGTATCGTCCCCGTTTCAGAAGACCAATTGCCGGTTCTTTTGCCCAAGAAGGTGAAGAGCTTTATTCCGGAAGGACGTTCGCCTTTGGCGGATGTGCCGGAGTATATCAACACCACCTGCCCCAAGTGCCACGGGCCGGCCAAGCGGGATCCGGATACGATGGACACTTTTCTTTGTTCCTCGTGGTATTTCCTGCGCTATACCGACCCGAAAAACGAAAAGGCCCCCTTTGAGCCGGCCAAGGCAAACCGCTGGCTGCCGATTGATAATTATGTGGGAGGCATTGAACACGCCACCGGGCATTTATTGTATTTCCGGTTTTTCACGAAGGTCTTGAAGGATGCAGGTTATGTAAACTTTGACGAGCCGGCTCTTAATCTTTTCAACCATGGGATGGTTCTGGACGCCCAAGGCCGGGTAATGTCCAAATCGCTTGGCAATACGGTATCTCCCATTGAGGAAATCCAAAAAGAGGGCGCCGACGTTTTACGGCTGGCGATGTTTTTTGCCGCCCCCGGCGACAAGGAAATGCTCTGGACCACGGACGGGATTCTGGGCCAGTCCCGGTTTCTTTCCCGTTTTTGGCGGCTGGCGCAGGAGTTAAAGGATTACTTTAAGGCGCCTTTGCATTACAAGGTGGATATGCACACCTCGTCCGAATACGACCGGGCCTTGTATAAGAAGCTCAACTGGGCCATCAAAAAGGCCACCGATGATTACGCCGACTATCAGTTCAATACCGTAATTTCAGCCGTTATGGAGCTTTTAAACGCTTTTGGGGAGGTTCCCAAGGACTCCAAGGTGGCCCATTACGCGCTTTCCAAGGCCACCCAGCTTCTGGCCCCCGTGGCGCCGCATTTCTGTGAGGAGGTCTGGCAGATTCTGGGGCACAAGCCCTCGATTTTTCACTCCGGCTGGCCAGCCCACGACCAGCAGGCCCTGGAAGAAACCATAATGACCCTTGCAGTCCAGATAAACGGCCGCCTGCGGCATACCGTGACTTTGCCCAAAACGATGCCGGAACCGGAAATCCTGAAGCATTTGCAGGAGCTGCCGAAGCTGGCGCCGCATTTCGAAGGGAAAAGCGTTGTCAAATCGATTTATGTCCCGGAGAAATTGATAAACGTAGTGGTTCGCTAA
- the surE gene encoding 5'/3'-nucleotidase SurE, which yields MNLLLTNDDGIWAEGLLTLAKEIKKIGKVLIVAPDREQSATSHSLTLHRPLRINKIEADRYAVDGTPTDAVMVAFHGLLKRKKPDLLISGINMGPNLGDDVTYSGTVAAAIEGTILGIPSIAVSHSGWEPGKFGPAARWVAKFVRQLTKEKLPPGTFLNINFPKLRKGRFLGAEITKLGRRVYNDILVRKTDPRGKHYYWIGGEPTYIHERQSDFSAIHAGKISITPLKVDLTDYAALSYFQNWKLKI from the coding sequence ATGAACTTGCTTTTAACCAATGATGACGGGATTTGGGCCGAGGGGCTTTTGACATTGGCCAAAGAAATCAAAAAAATCGGCAAGGTTTTAATCGTAGCCCCGGACCGGGAGCAGTCGGCCACCAGCCATTCCTTGACTTTGCACCGGCCTTTGCGGATTAACAAAATAGAAGCCGACCGATATGCCGTGGACGGCACGCCCACAGATGCCGTGATGGTCGCCTTTCACGGGCTTTTGAAACGGAAAAAGCCGGATTTGCTCATCTCCGGCATCAATATGGGGCCGAATTTGGGGGATGACGTGACGTATTCCGGCACGGTGGCGGCGGCCATCGAGGGGACGATTTTGGGTATTCCTTCCATCGCCGTTTCCCATTCCGGCTGGGAGCCGGGGAAGTTCGGCCCGGCGGCGCGGTGGGTAGCGAAATTCGTCCGCCAACTGACAAAGGAAAAACTGCCGCCGGGGACTTTCTTGAATATCAATTTTCCAAAATTGAGAAAAGGCCGGTTTTTGGGTGCAGAAATTACCAAGCTGGGGCGCCGGGTGTACAACGACATTCTGGTGCGAAAAACGGACCCGCGCGGCAAGCATTATTACTGGATAGGGGGGGAGCCGACCTATATCCACGAACGGCAATCCGATTTTTCCGCCATCCACGCCGGCAAAATCTCCATCACGCCGCTCAAGGTGGATTTGACGGACTATGCGGCGTTGTCCTATTTCCAGAATTGGAAGCTGAAGATTTAG
- a CDS encoding CPBP family intramembrane glutamic endopeptidase, translating into MTTLPDLLYVALFAVVLPLVDYLVFWPAFRRRSQADPARARTWLWAWTILGAWPVVAVGAALWAANDRSWASLGFSVPDGWRLWISIALVLLLAVYHASAVATLVRSSEERASLRQQIGTLTAIAPHARTEMYWWGGVSLTAGFCEEFLYRGYFIWFFSPWLGWWGAAALSLAFFAIAHLYQGWNGVLRTGIVGALITLVVAIFGSLWPAIALHVLLDLGQGMIAWLALREGSTSSGVVEVEQLKKL; encoded by the coding sequence ATGACGACACTCCCCGACCTGCTCTACGTGGCGCTGTTTGCAGTCGTCTTGCCACTGGTGGACTACTTGGTTTTCTGGCCGGCGTTTCGCCGCCGGTCGCAGGCCGATCCGGCCCGGGCGCGGACGTGGCTCTGGGCATGGACGATCCTTGGAGCATGGCCGGTGGTCGCCGTCGGGGCGGCACTGTGGGCGGCGAACGACCGATCCTGGGCATCGCTCGGATTTTCCGTGCCCGACGGCTGGCGGTTGTGGATATCCATCGCCCTGGTCCTGCTGCTCGCAGTCTACCACGCCTCTGCGGTCGCGACTCTCGTCCGCAGTTCCGAGGAAAGGGCGAGCCTGCGGCAACAGATCGGGACGCTCACCGCCATCGCGCCGCACGCGCGGACAGAAATGTATTGGTGGGGTGGGGTGTCGCTGACCGCGGGGTTCTGCGAGGAGTTTCTGTATCGCGGCTACTTCATCTGGTTCTTCTCCCCCTGGCTCGGCTGGTGGGGCGCTGCAGCGCTCTCCCTTGCATTCTTCGCGATTGCGCATCTTTACCAGGGGTGGAATGGCGTCCTCCGCACGGGCATCGTCGGCGCCCTCATAACGCTGGTCGTGGCGATTTTCGGCTCCCTCTGGCCGGCGATCGCGCTGCACGTCCTCTTAGATCTCGGCCAGGGAATGATCGCATGGCTGGCGCTACGCGAGGGATCGACAAGCAGCGGTGTGGTGGAAGTGGAACAGCTAAAGAAACTGTAA
- a CDS encoding DUF2200 domain-containing protein, whose product MPKHHIFAIKFAKVYPLYVQKAERKNRTKEEVDKIICWLTGYNQAGLQRQIEQENDLETFFAQAPSIHPNSALIKGVVCGVRVEEIDDPLMQKIRYLDKLIDELAKGKAMEKILRQ is encoded by the coding sequence ATGCCTAAGCATCACATTTTTGCGATAAAATTTGCAAAGGTTTATCCCTTGTATGTTCAAAAGGCGGAACGCAAGAATCGTACTAAAGAGGAAGTTGATAAAATCATTTGCTGGTTGACGGGCTATAACCAAGCGGGATTACAGCGGCAAATCGAACAGGAAAACGATCTTGAAACCTTTTTTGCCCAAGCACCAAGCATTCATCCGAATAGCGCGCTTATCAAGGGCGTGGTGTGCGGTGTGCGCGTAGAAGAAATCGACGACCCACTGATGCAAAAAATTCGCTATTTGGACAAGCTGATTGATGAGCTCGCAAAAGGAAAAGCGATGGAGAAGATTCTGCGGCAATGA
- a CDS encoding glycosyltransferase family 2 protein: protein MPVQALIPAYNAGQSLSNLLPQVKKHLPNILVVDDGSSDNTAGVARQAGVVVIRLEKNRGKGNALRTGFKAALENGSTAVLTLDADGQHDPERIPEFLKMASPNAMIIGCREVRVDKMPFPRILSNTITSSMLSMLTGAKLRDSQSGYRLIGREILAKIELETDHFETESELLLKAARLGYIPQFLPIPTRYDGERSFMRPALDTMRFIRLLWKSFWW from the coding sequence ATGCCCGTTCAAGCCCTGATTCCCGCCTACAACGCCGGTCAATCTCTATCAAATCTTCTGCCGCAGGTCAAAAAGCATCTTCCCAACATTTTGGTTGTGGATGACGGCTCCAGCGATAACACCGCTGGAGTCGCCCGGCAGGCCGGCGTTGTGGTAATTCGGCTTGAAAAGAATAGAGGGAAGGGGAATGCTTTGAGAACCGGCTTTAAAGCCGCTCTTGAAAACGGCTCGACCGCCGTTTTGACGCTGGATGCCGATGGCCAGCATGACCCGGAAAGGATTCCGGAGTTTTTGAAGATGGCCTCGCCAAACGCTATGATAATCGGTTGCCGGGAGGTGCGGGTGGATAAAATGCCCTTCCCGCGGATTTTGTCGAATACAATCACTTCGTCAATGCTTTCCATGCTCACCGGAGCAAAGCTGCGGGATTCCCAATCCGGTTACCGTCTAATTGGCCGGGAAATTCTCGCAAAAATTGAACTGGAGACCGACCATTTTGAGACCGAATCCGAACTGCTTTTGAAAGCCGCCCGGTTGGGCTACATCCCCCAGTTTTTGCCGATACCCACCCGCTATGACGGCGAGCGCTCCTTTATGCGCCCGGCTTTGGATACGATGAGGTTCATACGGTTGCTGTGGAAGAGCTTTTGGTGGTAG
- a CDS encoding MerR family transcriptional regulator — translation MEDKIYYSIREVAKRIGVEPYVLRFWEKEFPALKPKKGRSGARMYQTREIEMAEKIRYLLYDRKFTIDGARNFLKAATSMNGDAPEDVRKERIIKTIRELKSEIEELLKLFP, via the coding sequence ATGGAAGACAAAATTTATTACTCTATCCGGGAAGTGGCGAAACGAATCGGAGTGGAGCCGTACGTTCTGCGTTTTTGGGAAAAGGAGTTTCCGGCGCTGAAGCCGAAGAAGGGGCGTTCCGGGGCGCGGATGTACCAAACCCGGGAAATCGAGATGGCGGAGAAAATCCGTTACCTGCTCTACGACCGGAAATTCACCATCGACGGGGCGCGGAACTTTTTGAAGGCCGCCACGAGCATGAACGGCGACGCCCCGGAGGATGTGCGGAAGGAACGAATCATCAAGACCATCCGGGAACTGAAGTCGGAAATCGAGGAGCTGTTAAAACTTTTCCCTTGA
- a CDS encoding NAD(P)H-dependent glycerol-3-phosphate dehydrogenase → MPKISCLGAGSWGMAISCYLSKKEPNIWLWEGVEANFKKLKESRQDSARLPGTTLPTSVRIVNDLAEALLGCEVLLFVLPSHTIEEVAKKVAPFIKSKMLVVSLSKGLTPTMERISEVLKRTLPSAVRDQIVVLSGPSHAEEVAAGLPTAIVASSENPVAAEKVQTLFSSSTLRTYTNSDPLGVELAGALKNVIAIACGVADGLGFGDNTKGALLTRGLAEITRLGVKMGAQPQTFAGLAGMGDLITTGISRHSRNRFVGERIGKGEKLPEILAKMVMVAEGVNTTKAAVALAKKHGVEMPIAQKVYEMLFENKPAILALKELMERELKTEVWH, encoded by the coding sequence ATGCCTAAAATCAGCTGCCTTGGGGCCGGAAGCTGGGGGATGGCTATTAGCTGTTATCTCTCAAAAAAGGAACCCAATATCTGGCTTTGGGAAGGGGTCGAGGCCAATTTTAAGAAGCTGAAAGAGTCCCGTCAGGATTCAGCGCGCCTTCCGGGGACTACCCTGCCAACCTCCGTTCGCATCGTCAACGATTTGGCCGAAGCGCTGCTCGGATGTGAAGTTCTGCTTTTTGTTTTGCCTTCGCACACCATCGAGGAAGTTGCCAAAAAGGTGGCGCCGTTTATCAAATCCAAGATGCTTGTGGTTAGCTTGTCGAAAGGGCTGACCCCAACAATGGAACGGATTTCGGAGGTCTTGAAGAGAACGCTGCCTTCGGCCGTGCGGGACCAAATTGTGGTGCTTTCCGGCCCGAGTCACGCCGAGGAAGTTGCGGCGGGATTGCCGACGGCTATCGTGGCTTCTTCTGAAAATCCGGTGGCGGCGGAGAAAGTTCAAACCCTCTTTTCAAGTTCCACTTTAAGGACCTATACCAACTCCGACCCGCTGGGTGTCGAACTGGCAGGGGCGTTGAAAAACGTCATTGCCATCGCCTGTGGGGTGGCGGATGGATTGGGATTTGGGGACAACACCAAGGGGGCGCTTTTGACCCGGGGGTTGGCGGAAATCACCCGGCTCGGCGTTAAAATGGGAGCCCAGCCGCAGACCTTTGCCGGGCTGGCGGGAATGGGGGATTTGATTACCACCGGCATTTCGCGGCATTCCCGCAACCGCTTCGTCGGGGAACGGATTGGAAAAGGGGAGAAACTGCCGGAGATTTTGGCCAAGATGGTAATGGTTGCAGAGGGGGTGAACACCACCAAGGCGGCCGTGGCGCTGGCCAAAAAGCACGGTGTGGAAATGCCGATTGCCCAGAAAGTTTACGAAATGCTTTTTGAAAACAAACCGGCGATTTTGGCGTTGAAGGAACTGATGGAACGGGAATTGAAAACGGAAGTCTGGCACTAA
- the plsY gene encoding glycerol-3-phosphate 1-O-acyltransferase PlsY: MKYLLPILLSYLAGSIPASIWLSRLWKGIDIRQHGSGNAGATNVYRVLGPVPALITAVIDFAKGWVAAYYFPRIFEMPGEYQVWFGLACGLVAVLGHIYTIFAGFKGGKGVLTGAGVLAAFDPLALLVGVVIFGLTLALFKMVSLGSLAAASSITFFLLLSNIFGRKVEMPVFFACLLLTLLLFYTHRQNIKRILTGMERKIGQKDKPIA, from the coding sequence ATGAAATACCTGTTACCCATTTTGTTGAGTTACTTGGCCGGTTCGATACCGGCCTCTATTTGGCTTTCGCGACTTTGGAAAGGGATTGACATCCGGCAGCACGGCTCCGGCAATGCAGGGGCGACCAATGTTTATCGCGTTTTGGGGCCTGTGCCGGCTTTAATCACCGCCGTTATCGATTTTGCGAAGGGATGGGTTGCCGCGTATTACTTTCCCAGAATATTTGAAATGCCGGGGGAATATCAGGTTTGGTTCGGCTTGGCTTGCGGGCTTGTGGCCGTGCTCGGGCACATCTATACGATTTTCGCAGGTTTTAAGGGGGGAAAGGGGGTTTTGACCGGCGCAGGAGTTCTTGCGGCATTTGACCCGCTTGCGCTTTTGGTTGGCGTCGTAATCTTTGGCCTTACACTTGCTTTATTCAAAATGGTTTCGCTCGGATCGCTGGCGGCGGCCAGTTCCATCACTTTTTTCTTGTTGCTGTCCAACATCTTTGGAAGAAAAGTGGAAATGCCCGTTTTTTTTGCTTGCCTTCTTTTAACTTTGCTTTTATTCTACACTCACAGGCAAAACATAAAAAGGATTCTAACCGGAATGGAACGCAAGATAGGACAGAAGGATAAGCCCATTGCTTAA
- the der gene encoding ribosome biogenesis GTPase Der: MSVPIVAIVGRPNVGKSTLFNRLIKKRIAIVHDQPGVTRDLNYHLANWNRRNFYLVDSGGYIPGSHPDRGLGPQDTGEIAQLVREQVDTAIEQADLVVLVTDVQVGAQEDEQYLARMLQRSGKPAILAVNKVDSDKEEADATYFSRLGLGEPVFVSAATGRGTGELLDEIAKKLPKAKEEKKKSIPIAVVGRPNVGKSSLVNVLLGKQRVLVSPKPGTTRDAIDTELVRDGQTFTLIDTAGLRRRAKVKEDVEFYSTLRALSSISRAEVCFLVIDAMEGLTGQDMSIASEILNQHKILIWVVNKWDLVEKDEKTAEKYADAIQKRAGEFSFAPVIFISALTKQRTSKLLPMAAELYEIWAKRVTTSKLNAFLEEIIQVQPPPAALGRHIKLYYGTQVGVKPPEIVFFSNFPKLLADSYKRYILNQLREQMGFDGVPIKLSFKARREPRKK, translated from the coding sequence ATGTCCGTTCCAATCGTAGCCATTGTGGGCCGGCCGAATGTCGGAAAATCGACCTTGTTCAACCGGCTCATCAAAAAGCGGATTGCCATCGTTCACGACCAGCCGGGGGTGACGCGGGATTTGAACTACCATCTGGCGAACTGGAACCGGCGGAATTTTTATCTGGTGGACTCCGGCGGATACATTCCCGGCAGCCATCCGGACAGGGGACTGGGGCCGCAGGATACCGGCGAAATTGCCCAACTGGTGCGGGAACAGGTGGACACGGCCATTGAGCAGGCGGATTTGGTGGTGCTGGTAACCGACGTGCAGGTTGGGGCGCAGGAGGATGAGCAGTATCTGGCGAGGATGCTCCAGCGCTCCGGCAAACCGGCCATTCTGGCGGTCAACAAGGTGGACAGCGACAAGGAAGAGGCAGATGCGACCTATTTTTCCCGTCTGGGGTTGGGGGAGCCGGTTTTTGTCTCCGCTGCCACCGGCCGGGGAACCGGAGAGCTGCTGGATGAAATCGCCAAGAAACTTCCTAAGGCCAAGGAAGAGAAAAAGAAAAGCATCCCCATTGCAGTAGTGGGGAGGCCGAACGTGGGGAAATCATCGCTGGTCAACGTCCTCTTGGGTAAACAGCGGGTGCTTGTTTCTCCCAAACCCGGCACCACACGGGATGCCATCGATACTGAACTTGTGCGGGATGGACAGACATTCACCCTTATCGACACCGCCGGCTTGCGGCGAAGGGCAAAGGTTAAGGAGGATGTGGAGTTTTACTCTACCCTGCGGGCGCTTTCCAGCATTTCCCGGGCCGAGGTCTGCTTTCTCGTTATTGACGCGATGGAAGGGCTGACCGGGCAGGATATGTCCATCGCCAGCGAAATTTTGAACCAGCATAAAATTTTAATCTGGGTGGTGAACAAGTGGGATTTGGTGGAGAAGGATGAGAAGACGGCGGAAAAGTATGCCGACGCCATCCAGAAAAGGGCCGGGGAGTTCTCGTTTGCCCCCGTCATTTTCATATCGGCCTTGACCAAACAGCGCACCTCCAAGCTTTTGCCGATGGCGGCGGAGCTGTACGAAATCTGGGCCAAGCGGGTGACGACATCCAAGCTGAACGCTTTTTTGGAAGAAATCATCCAGGTTCAGCCGCCGCCCGCCGCTTTGGGGCGGCACATCAAACTGTATTACGGCACGCAGGTCGGCGTCAAGCCGCCGGAAATTGTTTTCTTTTCCAATTTTCCCAAGCTTCTGGCGGATTCGTACAAACGATACATTTTGAATCAACTGCGGGAGCAGATGGGATTTGACGGCGTGCCGATAAAGCTTTCGTTCAAAGCCCGGCGGGAACCGAGAAAGAAATGA
- a CDS encoding WD40 repeat domain-containing protein, with translation MKLKLLHLHEEPYYEDNSWVEAAYFNEKDKQIWFDTLEDIRPDVPPSTLTNDGKNLITNDSYGCGLVFYEVLPLPKYLGTTDCFDAGWEFLEQEGLVFGLNATTAALYKQDGALLWEKPPSPDSVELYDPKFSISKNEEAILVGWYDGFLEEAWLRLFTLDGEERGRVKFSTELFFTGYLRSIFVSSLIRPYAIAVSDGALVCFDMKSRQELWDYKYRNPNWWIGGLDFSPDGRTMAAVISHWDPKEEKPHIQLFDTKTGILQGNYVNLEDSMKLWRETSKIEFTKDGKYLIAATPKRKYLFRVNYEK, from the coding sequence ATGAAATTAAAATTACTTCACCTTCACGAGGAACCGTACTATGAGGATAACAGCTGGGTAGAGGCGGCATATTTTAATGAGAAAGACAAGCAGATTTGGTTTGATACCCTCGAAGATATTAGACCCGACGTTCCACCGAGCACCCTCACAAATGATGGGAAAAACCTAATAACGAACGATAGTTATGGTTGCGGGTTGGTTTTTTATGAAGTCCTACCCTTGCCCAAATATTTGGGAACAACTGACTGTTTTGACGCTGGTTGGGAATTTCTGGAACAAGAAGGTCTCGTCTTTGGCCTGAACGCAACCACTGCGGCTTTGTACAAGCAAGACGGCGCCCTTCTTTGGGAGAAGCCCCCAAGTCCGGATAGTGTGGAGCTTTATGACCCTAAGTTTTCCATATCTAAAAACGAAGAAGCTATCCTTGTAGGTTGGTACGATGGATTTCTTGAGGAAGCATGGCTAAGGTTGTTCACCTTAGATGGTGAAGAAAGAGGTCGAGTCAAATTCTCTACGGAACTCTTCTTTACCGGGTACCTCCGCTCAATTTTTGTTTCCTCTTTGATACGCCCATATGCCATTGCGGTTTCGGACGGCGCTCTGGTCTGCTTCGATATGAAGTCACGACAAGAGCTTTGGGATTACAAGTATCGCAATCCCAATTGGTGGATTGGAGGTCTGGACTTTTCACCAGATGGAAGAACAATGGCAGCTGTAATAAGCCATTGGGACCCGAAAGAAGAAAAGCCGCATATTCAATTGTTTGACACGAAGACCGGGATTCTGCAAGGCAACTACGTCAATTTGGAAGATAGTATGAAACTTTGGCGCGAAACTTCGAAGATAGAATTCACGAAAGACGGCAAATATCTGATAGCTGCCACGCCAAAGCGAAAATATCTGTTTCGTGTCAATTATGAAAAGTAA
- a CDS encoding CBS domain-containing protein yields MNSEIQTFIFFSELLGRTVLDENGRTLGRLMDVAVVLDELFPNVERVVLKSRWKKGYWELDWKQIAQLDGPRLVAKADAAEYLRPLSVNPAQVLLRDEVLDKQVVDTFGSKIERANDLHFLINKGELRLVHVDVGFRGILRRLGWTRLVDAATQWLFSYVLPERMVSWKYIQPLASDPEKKRLKLNVGVRGLKDLNPADLADIIEELDRQKREHVFHTLDVEIQADTMEELKPEYQKYIIETLSEEQASDVIEKMEPDEATDLLQDLPKETQKEIIEKVEPQTRQELKELLTFKEGTAGSLMTSRYLSIGPEATVQEGMANFRAHHKGVASNYYTYVVDGEKKLLGVFSLRDLLIHPPEAKIADVMHKHPKKVKLKDSSKKVGQLFIKYNFLAVPVVDKKNVLSGIVTLKDALEAVLPEVAKQ; encoded by the coding sequence ATGAACAGCGAAATACAGACGTTCATTTTTTTTTCGGAGCTCTTGGGGCGGACTGTTCTGGATGAGAACGGGCGAACGCTTGGACGGCTGATGGACGTGGCGGTCGTTCTGGACGAGCTTTTTCCCAATGTGGAGCGGGTGGTGCTGAAGTCGCGATGGAAAAAGGGGTATTGGGAGCTGGATTGGAAGCAGATTGCGCAACTGGACGGCCCCCGGCTCGTGGCGAAAGCGGATGCGGCGGAGTATTTGCGCCCCCTTTCCGTCAACCCGGCGCAGGTGCTTTTGCGGGACGAGGTTCTCGATAAACAGGTGGTGGATACCTTTGGCTCGAAGATTGAACGGGCCAACGACCTGCATTTTCTCATCAACAAGGGGGAACTGCGGCTGGTGCACGTGGACGTCGGTTTCCGCGGCATTCTCCGCCGGCTTGGATGGACGAGATTGGTGGATGCCGCCACGCAGTGGCTTTTTTCCTACGTTTTGCCCGAGCGAATGGTCTCCTGGAAATACATTCAACCCCTGGCTTCCGACCCGGAAAAGAAACGGCTGAAGCTGAACGTCGGCGTGCGCGGGCTGAAGGATTTGAACCCGGCCGACTTGGCGGACATCATCGAGGAACTCGACCGGCAAAAACGGGAACACGTTTTTCACACGCTGGACGTGGAGATTCAGGCCGACACGATGGAGGAGTTGAAGCCGGAGTATCAAAAATACATCATCGAAACCCTTTCCGAGGAACAGGCCTCCGACGTGATTGAGAAAATGGAGCCGGACGAGGCCACGGATCTGCTGCAGGATTTGCCCAAGGAGACCCAGAAGGAAATCATCGAAAAAGTGGAGCCGCAGACCCGGCAGGAATTGAAGGAGCTTTTGACCTTCAAGGAGGGGACGGCGGGGAGCTTGATGACCTCGCGCTATTTATCCATCGGGCCGGAGGCGACCGTGCAGGAGGGGATGGCGAACTTTCGCGCACATCACAAAGGGGTGGCGAGCAATTACTACACCTATGTAGTGGATGGGGAAAAAAAGCTGTTGGGGGTTTTTTCGTTGAGGGACTTGTTGATTCATCCGCCGGAGGCCAAAATCGCCGACGTTATGCACAAGCATCCCAAAAAGGTGAAGCTGAAGGATTCCAGCAAAAAAGTGGGGCAGTTATTTATAAAGTACAATTTCCTGGCCGTCCCCGTGGTGGATAAAAAGAACGTGCTTTCCGGCATTGTCACGCTGAAGGATGCCTTGGAGGCCGTGCTTCCGGAAGTGGCGAAGCAGTGA